The Pseudomonas asiatica genome has a segment encoding these proteins:
- a CDS encoding TonB-dependent siderophore receptor, whose amino-acid sequence MQCKTSPNSLALAFVALASPAMVATVAQAEEQRTGEVLEMPVADSALVIQDTLVTAEREARQALGTSIITAEDIKRHPPANDLSDIIRREPGVNLTGNSASGARGNNRQIDLRGMGPENTLILIDGKPSSARNAVRYGWNGDRDTRGETNWVPAEAVERIEILRGPAAARYGSGAMGGVVNIITKRPTDELKGSVSLYTQLPEDSAEGASRRANFNLGGGLTDNLGFRLYGGLAKTDADDLDINAGHATSALVAGREGVRNKDINGLLSWKLNDEHRLEASAGYSRQGNIFAGDTMNSNGGGDVEFVSSLYGHETNVMQRSTYDLTHLGDFTWGTSKTVLAYEYVRNWRLNEGLAGRTEGAPNAEGAAMSRLRNTRLSSEVNLPFAMSSTEHVLTLGGEYLYEALNDQGSLRPQSSDPTGNDGLVGFDRSSSKMTARSYALFVEDNIIVGDTTITPGLRFDHHETFGDNFSPSLNLSHKLTEALSVKGGIARAYKTPNLYQSNPNYLLYSRGNGCSVQQTNNGGCYLQGNADLKPEISVNKEIGLMYDRGTWRTSATYFRNDYKNKIVGDTDVLYTIGTGSRVTQWDNAGKARVEGIEGNLFIELTPALDWNTNLTWMLDNDNRETGEPLSVIPEYTVNTTLDWRATEKLSFQVAGTYFGKQKSPTFNERTQQGYDKTAQQDVEAYGLVDVSAGYKFNANYDVRVGVNNVFDKQILRGGNASTSGANTYNQPGRAVFAALNINF is encoded by the coding sequence ATGCAGTGCAAGACTTCACCCAACAGCCTGGCCCTGGCGTTCGTCGCGCTGGCGTCACCGGCCATGGTGGCCACCGTGGCCCAGGCCGAAGAACAGCGCACGGGTGAGGTGCTGGAGATGCCGGTTGCCGACAGCGCCCTGGTTATCCAGGACACCCTGGTTACCGCCGAGCGCGAGGCACGCCAGGCCCTGGGTACGTCGATCATCACCGCCGAAGACATCAAGCGCCATCCGCCGGCCAATGACCTGTCCGACATCATCCGCCGCGAGCCCGGGGTCAACCTGACCGGCAACAGCGCCAGCGGCGCGCGTGGCAACAACCGGCAGATCGACCTGCGCGGCATGGGCCCGGAAAATACCCTGATCCTCATCGACGGCAAACCATCCAGCGCACGCAACGCCGTGCGCTATGGCTGGAACGGCGACCGCGATACCCGCGGCGAAACCAACTGGGTACCGGCAGAAGCGGTCGAGCGCATCGAGATCCTGCGTGGCCCGGCGGCCGCACGTTACGGTTCCGGCGCCATGGGCGGGGTGGTCAACATCATCACCAAGCGGCCCACCGACGAACTCAAGGGCAGCGTCAGCCTGTACACCCAGCTGCCGGAAGACAGCGCCGAGGGCGCCAGCCGCCGGGCCAACTTCAACCTGGGCGGCGGCCTGACCGACAACCTCGGCTTCCGCCTGTACGGCGGCCTGGCCAAGACCGATGCCGACGACCTGGACATCAATGCCGGGCATGCCACCAGTGCGCTGGTGGCGGGCCGCGAAGGCGTACGCAACAAGGACATCAATGGCCTGCTGAGCTGGAAGCTGAACGACGAGCACCGCCTCGAGGCCAGTGCCGGCTACAGCCGCCAGGGTAATATCTTTGCCGGCGACACCATGAACAGCAACGGCGGTGGTGACGTCGAGTTCGTGTCCAGCCTGTACGGCCACGAAACCAATGTGATGCAGCGCAGTACCTACGACCTGACCCACCTGGGCGATTTCACCTGGGGTACCAGCAAGACCGTGCTGGCCTACGAGTACGTGCGCAACTGGCGCCTCAACGAGGGCCTGGCAGGCCGTACCGAAGGTGCCCCCAATGCCGAAGGCGCCGCCATGTCGCGCCTGCGCAACACGCGCCTGAGCAGCGAAGTGAACCTGCCATTCGCCATGAGCAGCACCGAACATGTGCTGACCCTGGGCGGCGAGTACCTGTACGAAGCGCTCAATGACCAGGGCTCGCTGCGCCCGCAAAGCTCGGACCCTACCGGTAACGACGGGTTGGTCGGTTTCGACCGCAGCAGCTCGAAGATGACCGCCCGCAGCTATGCGCTGTTCGTCGAGGACAACATCATTGTCGGCGACACCACCATTACCCCGGGCCTGCGTTTCGACCACCACGAAACCTTCGGCGACAACTTCAGCCCCAGCCTGAACCTGTCGCACAAGCTGACCGAAGCACTATCGGTCAAAGGCGGTATCGCGCGCGCCTACAAGACCCCGAACCTGTACCAGTCCAACCCCAACTACTTGCTGTACAGCCGCGGCAATGGTTGCAGCGTGCAGCAGACCAACAACGGTGGCTGCTACCTGCAGGGCAACGCCGACCTCAAGCCCGAGATCAGCGTCAACAAGGAAATCGGCCTGATGTACGACCGTGGTACCTGGCGCACCAGTGCCACGTACTTTCGCAACGACTACAAGAACAAGATCGTCGGTGATACCGATGTGTTGTACACCATCGGCACCGGCAGCCGCGTGACCCAGTGGGACAACGCCGGCAAGGCGCGGGTGGAAGGTATCGAAGGCAACCTGTTCATCGAGCTGACCCCGGCCCTGGACTGGAACACCAACCTGACCTGGATGCTCGACAACGACAACCGCGAGACCGGCGAGCCGCTGTCGGTGATCCCGGAATACACCGTCAACACCACCCTCGACTGGCGCGCCACCGAGAAGCTGTCGTTCCAGGTGGCGGGTACCTACTTCGGCAAGCAGAAGTCGCCGACCTTCAACGAACGCACCCAGCAAGGCTACGACAAGACCGCGCAACAGGACGTGGAAGCCTACGGCCTGGTGGACGTGAGCGCTGGTTACAAGTTCAACGCCAACTACGACGTGCGGGTGGGGGTGAACAACGTGTTCGACAAGCAGATCCTGCGTGGCGGCAACGCCAGTACTTCGGGCGCCAATACCTATAACCAGCCGGGCAGGGCGGTGTTCGCTGCGCTGAACATCAACTTCTGA
- a CDS encoding ABC transporter ATP-binding protein/permease, producing MEMNWHQALQESLSWLAIASFITLVCFTAAATLAVRCTRWGSQFWQLAGPYFSFRRSWRPLLVFALLLVLTLFSVRLNVLFSFWYNGFYSALQGLDQAAFWYLLGVFAVLATIHVLRSLFTFYVSQAFSIQWRVWLTERLTHDWMHGDAYYRGQFLAEPVDNPDQRIELDVNAFVSNSVTLALGAVSALVSLVAFTGILWGLSAPLAVAGVEIPRAMVFAVYLYVIVATWIAFRLGRPLIRLNFLNEKLTANFRYALMRLRENAENIAFYQGAQVERGTLLGRFGALIVNAWALVFRNLKFSGFNLGVSQVAVVFPFILQAPRFFSGAIKLGDVMQTSQAFGQVQDSLSFFRESYDAFAQYRATLDRLTGFLDANEQASALPRVITEDQEHALAISRLQVLRPDGHALIADLDLDLHAGQALLIKGPSGSGKTTLLRALAGLWPYAEGEVRRPLGHQALFLSQRPYLPLGDLRAVIAYPAASRPEDETRMQQALRQVNLAHLAERLDVSCDWSHILSVGEQQRLAFARVLFNRPQVVFLDESTSAMDEGLEHALYSLLRTEMPAALLVSVGHRSTLAGFHTHRLEVDGHGGWSLLEQQPALA from the coding sequence ATGGAAATGAACTGGCACCAGGCCCTGCAAGAGAGCCTGAGCTGGCTGGCAATCGCCTCGTTCATCACCCTTGTCTGCTTCACGGCAGCCGCCACACTGGCCGTACGTTGTACGCGCTGGGGCAGCCAGTTCTGGCAGCTTGCCGGGCCCTATTTCAGTTTCAGGCGCAGTTGGCGGCCGTTACTGGTGTTCGCCCTGCTGCTGGTATTGACGCTATTCTCGGTGCGCCTGAACGTGCTGTTCTCGTTCTGGTACAACGGCTTCTACAGCGCCTTGCAAGGCCTTGACCAAGCCGCCTTCTGGTACCTGCTCGGCGTCTTCGCGGTATTGGCCACCATCCATGTGCTGCGTTCGCTGTTCACCTTCTATGTAAGCCAGGCGTTCAGCATCCAGTGGCGGGTCTGGCTGACCGAGCGCCTGACCCACGACTGGATGCACGGCGATGCCTACTACCGTGGCCAGTTCCTTGCCGAGCCGGTGGACAACCCTGACCAGCGTATCGAACTGGACGTCAACGCCTTTGTCAGCAACTCGGTGACCCTCGCCCTGGGCGCGGTCAGCGCGCTGGTTTCACTGGTGGCGTTCACCGGCATCCTCTGGGGGCTGTCGGCGCCGCTGGCCGTCGCTGGTGTGGAGATTCCCCGGGCGATGGTGTTTGCCGTGTACCTGTACGTCATCGTCGCCACCTGGATCGCCTTCCGCCTCGGGCGGCCGCTGATCCGCCTGAACTTCCTCAACGAAAAGCTCACCGCCAACTTCCGTTACGCGCTGATGCGTCTGCGCGAGAACGCCGAGAACATCGCTTTCTACCAGGGTGCGCAGGTCGAGCGGGGCACCTTGCTGGGCCGCTTTGGTGCCTTGATCGTGAATGCCTGGGCGCTGGTGTTCCGGAACCTGAAATTCAGTGGTTTCAACCTGGGCGTGAGCCAGGTAGCAGTGGTGTTCCCGTTCATTCTGCAGGCACCGCGCTTCTTCAGCGGGGCGATCAAGCTGGGCGACGTCATGCAGACCTCCCAGGCCTTTGGCCAGGTGCAGGATTCGCTGTCGTTCTTCCGCGAGTCGTATGATGCGTTTGCCCAGTACCGGGCTACTCTCGATCGTCTGACCGGCTTCCTCGATGCCAACGAGCAGGCAAGCGCTTTGCCGCGCGTCATCACCGAGGACCAGGAGCATGCCTTGGCGATCAGCCGCCTGCAGGTGCTGCGCCCGGACGGGCATGCCCTTATCGCCGACCTGGACCTTGACCTGCACGCCGGCCAGGCGCTGTTGATCAAGGGGCCGTCGGGCAGCGGCAAAACCACGCTGCTGCGTGCGCTGGCAGGCCTCTGGCCGTATGCCGAGGGTGAGGTCAGGCGCCCGCTGGGCCACCAGGCGCTGTTCCTGTCGCAGCGGCCGTACCTGCCGCTGGGCGATCTGCGCGCCGTCATTGCCTACCCGGCGGCCAGCAGGCCTGAGGATGAAACGCGGATGCAGCAGGCCTTGCGCCAGGTCAACCTGGCCCACCTGGCCGAGCGACTGGACGTCAGCTGTGACTGGTCACACATTCTCTCGGTCGGTGAGCAGCAGCGCCTGGCATTTGCCCGGGTGCTGTTCAACCGGCCGCAGGTGGTGTTCCTTGACGAGTCCACTTCGGCCATGGACGAAGGGCTCGAGCATGCCCTGTATTCACTGTTGCGCACGGAAATGCCGGCGGCGTTGCTGGTCAGTGTCGGGCACCGCAGCACGCTGGCAGGTTTCCATACCCATCGGTTGGAGGTGGATGGGCATGGCGGCTGGTCGCTACTGGAGCAGCAGCCAGCGCTGGCCTAG
- a CDS encoding MFS transporter: MRSHEESHATNATRSLSKIPRSVWALGFVSMFMDISSEMIHALLPLYMVTVLGTSVVAVGFIEGIAEATASITKVFSGALSDRLGKRKLLTVLGYGLGALTKPVFPMASGLEWLTAARFVDRVGKGIRGAPRDALVADVTPAELRGAAFGLRQALDTVGAFLGPLLAIVLMWLTASHFQTVFWVAVLPAFVAVYILIAFVREPETPATTRPVRSPLALHELARLGPAYWRLIGLATLFTLARFSEAFLLLRAQDMGLAPLWAPAVLVLMALAYSLSAYPAGVLSDRVGRRGVLMTGLGLLVAADLLLALLPGWTGLAMGVAAWGLHLGFSQGIFAAMIADSAPAELRGTAFGLFNLLTGVALLVASVVAGLLWDGVGFKATFLLGAACAGSTLVGVALLRPAPITDNPN, translated from the coding sequence ATGCGCAGCCACGAAGAAAGCCACGCCACGAACGCCACCAGGTCCCTGTCGAAGATCCCTCGCAGTGTCTGGGCGCTGGGGTTCGTGTCGATGTTCATGGACATTTCCTCGGAAATGATTCACGCACTGCTGCCGCTGTATATGGTCACCGTGCTTGGTACCTCGGTAGTGGCGGTGGGCTTTATCGAAGGTATCGCCGAGGCGACCGCCTCGATCACCAAGGTGTTTTCCGGTGCCCTCAGCGACCGGCTGGGCAAGCGCAAGCTGCTCACGGTGCTGGGCTATGGCCTGGGTGCGTTGACCAAGCCGGTGTTCCCCATGGCCTCCGGGCTGGAGTGGTTGACCGCGGCACGCTTCGTCGACCGGGTAGGCAAAGGCATTCGTGGGGCGCCGCGCGATGCGCTGGTGGCCGACGTCACGCCCGCAGAACTGCGTGGTGCAGCCTTCGGCCTGCGCCAGGCGCTGGATACCGTGGGCGCCTTCCTTGGGCCGTTGCTGGCGATCGTGCTGATGTGGCTGACCGCGAGCCATTTCCAGACGGTGTTCTGGGTGGCGGTGCTCCCGGCGTTCGTGGCCGTGTACATCCTCATCGCCTTCGTGCGCGAACCTGAAACGCCGGCCACCACCCGGCCGGTGCGCTCACCGCTGGCCCTGCACGAGCTGGCCCGCCTGGGCCCGGCCTACTGGCGGCTGATCGGCCTGGCCACGCTGTTCACCCTCGCCCGCTTCAGCGAGGCGTTTCTGCTGCTGCGCGCACAGGACATGGGCCTGGCGCCGCTGTGGGCGCCGGCAGTGCTGGTGCTCATGGCCCTGGCCTACTCGCTGTCGGCCTACCCCGCGGGGGTGCTGTCGGACCGCGTGGGCCGCCGCGGCGTGCTGATGACCGGGCTGGGGCTGCTGGTCGCCGCCGACCTGCTGCTGGCCCTGCTGCCGGGCTGGACCGGGCTGGCCATGGGGGTGGCTGCCTGGGGCCTGCACCTGGGTTTCAGCCAAGGCATCTTTGCCGCCATGATCGCCGACAGCGCCCCCGCCGAACTGCGCGGTACAGCCTTCGGCCTGTTCAACCTGCTGACCGGCGTGGCGCTGTTGGTGGCCAGCGTGGTGGCCGGGCTGCTGTGGGACGGGGTCGGCTTCAAGGCGACATTCTTGCTTGGCGCAGCGTGTGCCGGCAGCACCCTGGTCGGGGTCGCATTGCTCAGGCCGGCCCCGATCACCGACAATCCGAACTAG
- a CDS encoding iron transporter, with product MIKAPAWLQILSRSCAALLGGYALSYAASACLARILPLAAADAVIVATLPAFIFYTAAILWAFACSDALRAWAPLALAVPLALIGFWPQALEWLA from the coding sequence ATGATCAAAGCCCCCGCCTGGCTGCAGATCCTCTCCCGCAGCTGTGCCGCACTGCTCGGCGGCTATGCCCTCAGCTACGCCGCCAGCGCCTGCCTGGCCCGTATCCTGCCGCTGGCTGCCGCCGATGCGGTCATCGTCGCGACCCTGCCGGCCTTCATCTTCTACACCGCCGCCATCCTCTGGGCCTTCGCCTGCAGCGATGCCCTGCGTGCCTGGGCCCCGCTGGCTTTGGCCGTACCGCTTGCCCTGATCGGCTTCTGGCCGCAGGCACTGGAGTGGCTGGCATGA